The DNA region GAGCATTAGCCATTGCCCATACTGgaattaataatttttctaaCCACCAGACTGACTTATTAGCTGTGAAAGATGGTGTTTTTGTTCTTCCAAACTGGAAGAAGTCTCCCAGTAATGACAAAAGAATCGTGGATCATAAGCTAAATGATGCAGTTATCTATTTAGACGATATGGTAAACAAGGGTTATAAGCCTAATTTAACCCAAGCCACTTACCTAGTTTATGCTCTTTGTCACCACAATAAGCTCAATAAAGCCACCAAGGTTATGGAATTGATGGTTAGGTCTGGGAGTATGCCAGAGGCATCTTCCTACACTTTCTTGGTCAATTTCTTGTGCAAGAAAGGGAATATGGGACACGCGATGCAATTAATCGAAAAGATGGAGGAGTATGGGTACACGACCGATACTGTCACTTATAACACTCTTATACGAGGGCTTTGCAAGCGGGGATGCTTGTCCGTGAGCCTCAAGTTTGTAGATAGGTTGATGCGAAAAGGGTTTGTGCCCGATGCTTATACGCATTCGATTATGCTTCAAGCTACTTATAAGGATAACGGGGTTGATGAGGCTATGGTGTTATTGGAAAACATTGTTGCCAAGGGCGGGGAGCCTAATGTGGTTTGTTACAATGTTTTGTTGACGGGGTTGTGCAAGGAAAGGCGAGTTGATGAGGCTATTCGGTTCTTTAGGAAATGGGGGTCGTTAGGGATTAGTCCCACCGTTGTTAGCTATAATTTGATATTGAGGAGCTTGTGCTATGATGGACGATGGGAGGAGGCTAACCAGCTTCTTGCTGATATGGATAGAGACGATGTTACACCGACTACAATAACGTACAATGTTCTGATTAATTCGCTTGCATATCATGGCCGGGTTAGTGATGCCCTTGATATGTTGAGGGAAATGGATTCAGGGGTACATTTTAAGCCAACCACTGACAGTTACAACCCAATAATCGCCCACTTTTGTAAAGAAAAGAAGGTGGATTCTGTTATCAATTGTCTTAACGAGATGATGGATAAGCAGTGTGATCCTAACGATGGAACATATAGTGCCATTGCTATTCTTTGCGAGGAGGAGGGAATGGTGCACGAGGCTTTCAAGATTCTCGAGAAATTGAGGGTAACTAAGAAGCACCCTATCAACGATTTCTACAGAAATGTGGTTTCT from Ipomoea triloba cultivar NCNSP0323 chromosome 6, ASM357664v1 includes:
- the LOC116021795 gene encoding pentatricopeptide repeat-containing protein At1g79080, chloroplastic-like produces the protein MSVLINSATPLRTPPSDLARIPCEFLPERPKLYAPLLHKKRFYRALAIAHTGINNFSNHQTDLLAVKDGVFVLPNWKKSPSNDKRIVDHKLNDAVIYLDDMVNKGYKPNLTQATYLVYALCHHNKLNKATKVMELMVRSGSMPEASSYTFLVNFLCKKGNMGHAMQLIEKMEEYGYTTDTVTYNTLIRGLCKRGCLSVSLKFVDRLMRKGFVPDAYTHSIMLQATYKDNGVDEAMVLLENIVAKGGEPNVVCYNVLLTGLCKERRVDEAIRFFRKWGSLGISPTVVSYNLILRSLCYDGRWEEANQLLADMDRDDVTPTTITYNVLINSLAYHGRVSDALDMLREMDSGVHFKPTTDSYNPIIAHFCKEKKVDSVINCLNEMMDKQCDPNDGTYSAIAILCEEEGMVHEAFKILEKLRVTKKHPINDFYRNVVSAFCRMRNTYEAFLLLHDMTTSGFSPDSFTYSSLIRGLCREGMHDAALEIIRVLDANCYGPDVNLLNSLVLGLCTSGRTDLALGIYEEMVEKGYRPKETTYTFIVEGLIREEERGLAALVLKELHMIKVIGKITLGRLVTQYDIVGLSTLQKADEFA